In the genome of Chryseobacterium sp. 52, the window TTTTTCATCCAGTTCCAACGCGGACTGTTTGGTTTTATCCAATATTTTTAAAGCCTGTTTATAAAGCCCCTTTTGATACAGAATATTGGCAAAATCAAGCTGTTCACGAAGCTGTATTCTGTAATTCTGATGACTTGGATTCATCCTCAGGCTTACCAGGATCTGCTTATAAAGGTGAGCTTTCAGATTGGAAAGCTGCTGTTTGGTTGAAATTTTTTTCTCAATAATGATATTTTCATCATATTCCTTCATTTTATCCAGCTCCGAGAAAAGAAGCAAAAATTTTGCATCAACATTAATTCCGAGGCGGTTCACGTAAAGTTTAAACTGACGCTTTTCAGAAGTCGTTAATGACTTTATCAGTACAAACAAAAAATCTTTCTGCAATTCTGCCATTGTAAATTTATAAAATGTAATAAATTGATATTTAAATAATTGCGGTTATTTTATGAGCTGTTGAATATTGTAGTTTTCAGAATAAATGAAAATGTAAAAATATTGTAAGCGGTAGTTTTGAATCAAAATTAAGTAAAAAACTTCATTATGAATTCCGAAAAGATTGAAATTTTTGATACTACGCTGAGGGATGGGGAACAGGTTCCCGGATGTAAACTGAATACAAAACAAAAGCTGATCATTGCCGAAAGGTTGGATAAGCTAGGGATTGATATTATAGAAGCTGGTTTTCCGATTTCAAGTCCCGGAGATTTTGAATCTGTTTCAGAAATTTCGAAACTGGTAAAAAATGCCAAAGTATGCGGACTGACAAGAGCTAATAAAAAAGATATAGATGTAGCCGCAGAAGCATTAAGATATGCCAAAAGGCCACGTATTCATACCGGAATCGGAACTTCTGATTCTCATATTAAATATAAATTCAATTCAACCCGTGAAGAGATTTTGGAGCGCGCTGCAGAAGCTGTAAAATATGCAAAAAGCTATGTAGAGGATGTTGAGTTTTATGCAGAAGATGCAGGAAGAACTGATAATGCTTACCTGGCAAAAGTCTGCGAAGAAGTCATAAAAGCAGGAGCTACAGTCTTAAACATTCCCGATACCACCGGATATTGTCTTCCTGAAGAATATGGTCAGAAAATAAAATATCTGATGGAAAATGTAAAAGGTATTGAAAAAGCAGTTCTTTCATGTCATTGTCATAATGATCTGGGATTAGCTACTGCCAATTCAATTGCAGGAGCGGTTAACGGGGCACGACAGATCGAATGTACAATCAACGGATTAGGCGAAAGAGCTGGAAATACGGCTTTGGAAGAAGTCGTGATGATCCTGAAGCAGCATAAAGACTTAAACTTTCATACAGATATCAATTCCAAAATGCTTAATGAAATGAGTCTGATGGTTTCCGACTTGATGGGAATGCCCGTGCAACCGAATAAAGCTATTGTCGGGGCCAATGCATTTGCTCACAGCTCGGGAATTCACCAGGACGGCGTCATTAAAAACAGAGAAACGTATGAAATTATAGATCCTGCGGAAGTAGGAGTCAATGCTTCGTCGATTATCCTTACCGCCAGAAGTGGACGTTCTGCATTGGCTTATCGTTTTAAACACATTGGATATGATATTACCAAAAACGAACTGGACTATCTGTATCAGGAGTTTTTAAAAATTGCTGATATGAAAAAAGAAGTGAAGAACGATGATCTGTATATGATCATGGAAACATGCAGCCGGAAAATCGGATAGTAATTGATTTTAATAGCAGGGAAAATTGAATATGGACAACAATAAAAAGACACTTTTTGATAAAGTCTGGGATGCCCACGTCGTAGACACCGTTCCGGATGGGCCGCAGATTATTTATATTGACAAGCATCTGATCCATGAGGTAACCAGTCCTCAGGCTTTTGCAGAACTTGAAGCCAGAAATCTGGAAGTTTTCAGGCCAAAGCAGATTGTGGCTACGGCAGATCATAATGTTCCGACGCTTAATCAGGAGCAGCCGATTCGGGACGAATTATCCAGAAATCAGGTAGAACAGTTGACAGAGAACTGCAAAAAAAATAATATTGAATTATTCGGATTAGGACACCATTATCAGGGCATTATACATATCATCGCTCCTGAACTGGGGATTACACAGCCCGGAATGAGTATTGTTTGCGGAGACAGCCATACTTCCACGCATGGTGCTTTTGGAGCTATTGCCTTTGGTATAGGAACAAGCCAGGTGGCGCAGGTTTTTGCCAGTCAGTGCCTGTTGCTCAACAAACCTAAATCTATGAGGATTACGGTCAACGGAAAGCTAAATGAAAATGTTCAGCCGAAAGATGTTATTCTTTATATTATTTCTAAAATCGGCACGGATGGCGGCACGGGTTATTTCTGTGAATACGCCGGAAATGTATTTGAAGAAATGTCTATGGAAGGAAGGATGACTGTTTGCAATATGAGTATTGAAATGGGAGCACGAGGCGGAATGATTGCGCCTGACGAAACTACTTTTGACTATGTAAAAGGAAAAGCTTTTGCTCCGAAAGGAGAGGAGTGGACAGATAAACAAGCCTATTGGGAAATTTTGACAACTGATGAAGATGCTGTTTTTGATAAAGAACTGTCGTTTGATGCATCAGAAATTTTTCCAATGATCACTTATGGTACCAATCCTGGAATGGGAATTTCAGTGAACGAAGTGATTCCCGTTCCCCAGAATGAATCCGAAGAAAAAGCTCTTCATTATATGGGGCTAAAAGCCGGACAGAAAGTTTCAGGCATTACCGTACATCACGTATTCATTGGCAGCTGCACGAATGCAAGAATAGAAGATTTCCGGTCTGCAGCACAGTATATTAAAGGAAAAAATAAATCTGATAATGTAACAGCCCTTATTGTTCCGGGCTCACAACAGGTGGTAAAACAGATTTATGAAGAAGGTCTGGATAAGATTTTTAATGATGCAGGATTCCAGATCCGTCAGCCCGGATGTTCAGCCTGTCTGGCGATGAATGATGATAAGATTCCGGAAGGGGAATACTGTGTCTCCACTTCAAACAGGAATTTTGAAGGAAGACAGGGACAGGGAGCGAGAACGATTCTTGCAAGCCCGCTAACGGCGGCAAAAGCAGCCATTGAAGGAAAAATATCAGCTTTTGAAAGCTTAAACTAAACAGATTTACAGACCAATGCAAAAATTAACACATATAAACTCCAGCGCAGTTCCTTTACCTGCAGAAAATATTGATACCGACCAGATCATTCCTGCCAGATTTTTGAAAAGTATTGACAGAAAAGGCTTTGGAGAAAATCTCTTCAGAGACTGGAGGTTTAATATCCATACAGGTGAACCGAACCCTGATTTTGTTTTAAATAATCCTGAATACAGCGGCGAAATCCTGGTGGCCGGAAATAATTTCGGATGTGGGAGCAGCAGGGAGCATGCAGCCTGGTCTCTGACAGATTATGGCTTTAAAGTAATTGTCTCCAGTTATTTTGCCGATATTTTTAAAGGGAACGCTCTGAACAACGGACTCCTTCCGGTAAAAGTTTCCGAAGAGTTTTTGAAAAATATTTTACAGCATATTACAGAAAACCCCGAATCGGAGATTCATGTTGATGTAGAACAGCAAACCATCAGTTTTAATGGAAAAACTGAAACTTTTGAACTTGATTCTTATAAAAAAATATGCCTTCTTAATGGCTATGACGATATTGATTTTTTGATCAGTAAAAAACAGGTGATACAACAATTTGAACTAAAAACACAAAAGTATGAGCAACAGTTATTTTAAAATAGCGGTTCTTCCCGGCGACGGGATTGGTCCGGAAGTAGTGAATGAAAGTATGAAAGTATTAGAGGCTGTAGCTGAAGTATTTCAGTGTAAGTTTCAGTTTTCTTACGGGCTGATGGGGGCCGAAGCTATTTTTGCAACAGGCGATCCGTTGCCTGACGAAACATTGAGGATATGCAAAAATTCCGATGCGGTTTTGTTCGGAGCCATTGGTGATCCGGTTTTTGACAATAATCCCGATGCAAAAGTAAGGCCTGAACAGGGACTTTTAAAACTCCGTAAAGAATTGGGATTATACGCGAATATCAGACCTTTGCAAACCTATGCTTCACTGATTGACAAAAGTCCTTTAAAAAGAGAAATCATTGAAGGAACGGATATTCAGATCTTCAGAGAGTTGGTGAGCGGTATTTATTTTGGCGAAAAGTTTACGGATCCGGATGGTAAATATGCTTATGATGTCTGTAAATATAGCGTTGAAGATATTATTCCCATTGCGCATATGGCTTTTAAAGAAGCAGAAAAAAGAAAAAAGAAACTTACACTGATAGATAAAGCGAATGTTTTGGATACTTCAAGGTTGTGGCGGAAAGTCTGTCAGAAAATTGCCTCTCAATATCCTGACGTACAGCTGAATTATATGTTTGTGGACAATGCGGCCATGCAGCTGGTTCTTAATCCGAAGCAGTTTGATGTTATCCTGACCGAAAATATGTTCGGAGATATTATTTCCGATGAAGCCAGTGTTATTGGTGGATCTATCGGGCTTCTTCCTTCTGCATCGATAGGTGAAGAAAACGCGCTGTTTGAACCCATTCACGGTTCTTATCCCCAGGCTAAGGGAAAAGGTATTGCCAATCCTGTAGCCTCTATTTTAAGTACAGCCATGATGCTTGATTATCTTGAACTTCATGAAGCCGCAGATAAATTGAAAAGGGCAGTGGAACATGCTATAGAGAACAGATATGTTACAGTAGACCTTAATACGGAACAGCATTATTCTACCAGTGAAGTAGGAAGTTTTATCGCGGATTATATTAAATATTCCGAGAAATCATATTACAATTTTGAAAATATCAAGATTGGGAAATCCACCATCGTATGATCATTTAAGTCCATATAATAATAGATTAGAAAGAAAGGTTCTGTTCATTCATTTGAGCGGAATCTTTCTGTTTCTGCCTGTTTGATATTTTACAAAAAGATGTTTTTTTGACGACAAAAGTCACAAAAGCGTATTGAAGACTTTAGTTATTTTTAAGGTTAATACAGTTTGCATGCGAAGTACACTTAAGTTCTATGAAATCTTTTATTTTCTGTTTACTTAACTATTTTCAGGATATGAAGCTTTGAAACTAAAGTGGTTAAAGTAAAAAACTTTTGTGCCTAAAAATTTTCAATAAAAAAGGTTCTACTCAACTGAGCAGAACCTTTTGGTTTATTTGTCTGTATTATCTGTTTTTCCTGACTTGTTTTTTGAAGACTTTTGAACATCTTCTTTATCAATGTCAGGCGGATTGCTCTTTTCTGATGACGCAGGGATATTTTGAAAATCCTCGTTCTGCTTTTTAGTTTCTGCTGTATTGGCAGATTCTTTCTTTTTGTTATCTTCTTTTGAATCCATAGCTTTATATTTTTAGAGTCCTAAAACACCGAGCTTGCCGGTCTTATCTTCTATAGTATAATCCAAAGCTTTTGCCAAAACGAAAATATTGTTAAGATTTTCCATTAATTGTTTGCGTCCTTCAGTTCTCAACTGGTTCTGGTCAATAGACTGAACGGCCGTTTCTTTGGCTTTTTGGGTCACATTTTTAATGTCCTTTTCAGAAATTCTGTTGAAAAAAGAATCATCCAGAGACTGAATTTCAACGCTGGGGGTAATTCTTATATCGGCATCGGGCAGTTCGGTAATGACTAACTTTTTATTGATGGAATCTACTTCCATTTTCATTTTGTTAAGGTCATAAGAAACCTGCGCATTGGTTTTGGTATAAGTAATAATACTGTTGTTTGAAACCTCTTTTCCAAACATTTCATAACCCATCTTGGTTTTCTGCATGCTGGAAATATTCTGTTCCATCACCACCATTTTATTCATTCTGGATATCTGGTTGGTCAGAATATAATAGTCTGATTTTTCCGTCTTCCCACCAAGATTTAAACATGATTTAAGACCGAAGAATAGAATCAGCATAACGAGAATTCCCGCTGCAAATGATATGATTACTTTATAATTTCTCAACGTTATTTGTTAAAAATTTCTTTGATTACAGAACTGTCATCTTTTTTCAGAATTTCTACCAGATCTCTTTCAATATATCCGCTGGTAGGCATTTCTATGATTCTTCCAATCTCTTTACCGTATTTTTCTACGATAATAGTAGGGACTTTCTGAATATTATAACGCACCTCATCTCCGGTAGGAGATTCTTTTTTACGGTTGACAGCAATAATTGAAAGTTTGTTGTCCGGGTATTTTAATTCTTCTAAGATCTTCATCAGTCTTGGAAAATCTCTGTGACTGTCTTCACACCAGGTTCCCATAAAAACAACTAAGGAATACGTATTGAACTTGGCTTTTCTTAATTCACCTACTGCTTTCTGGTCAATAGCATATTCGTCATGCTCTTTCACATACCAGTCTGCATAAGGTGCTTTTAAAAACTGATCTTTCAGCTGGTTTCCCAAAAGCATTTTACCATCATTCTGAGTCTCCACTTCACGGTTCATCACCACTTTTTGGGCGCTGAACTGCTGTGAAGCCAAAACAAGGCTTGAAACGGCAACAATATTTGTAATAAATTTTTTCATATTATTTTTCGATAATTGTTTTTAAATCTGCAGGGGAGTAGTACTTATTCTTAAGAACTTTATGGTCTGCCTGTCTGTAGACATTAAACTTCTCTCCCGACTTTTCATAAAAAGATTCTACTTCTTTTTCTTTGTAAAATGCTACAGTTTCCTCTGCCTGTTCTTCATTGTCGCAGGCTTTAGACATATTGGAACGCTGTACTTCGTTGAATAGCTCTACAAATTTACTGCCAAGTCCGAATTCAAGAACCGCGCCGCTTAAAACATACTGAAGATCACACAAAGCATCAGCAATTTCTACAATATCATTGTCAGCAATAGCTTGCTTTAATTCATTTAATTCTTCCTGTAAAAGTTCAACTCTAAGGTTGCATCTTTCCTGAGAAGGTATTTGTGGGGTATCTAAAATAGGGGCTTTAAAAGTAGTGTGGAATTCTGCAACTTGGTTCAGACTGTCAATTTTATCCATGAATTTTTTTATTTACAGCAAAGATAGAAAACGATTTTGAAAAATTTGGGATGAACACTGGATATTATAACACCTAAATTGATGAAATCACCGTAATGTATCCTTTGAAAATAAAACTTAAATAACTCCTGGTTGCCATAGATTTTAACTAAAATCCACAGCTTAAAAACTGTGGATTGATTTATTCTAAGAGGTTATTCCGTACGATATTTAAGGAAAACTCATTTGCAATATTCAAAATAAACTACCTCAATTCTTCATACTTCCAAATGCCTGAGATGTTCAAAACCGTTAATCCCGGTTGTTTTTCCCCATAACTGAATACCCCGAAATATTTTGAATGACAGGATTCACAATCGGTTCCAAAATATAAGGTTGGTAAATCATTGACTGTTAATTCTCCAAAGTGCAGCATTCGTTGTGATGTTTCAGTGACAATTTTGTTTTTTAATAATTCGCTTCTGGATGCTATTTGATCTTCGCTGTAAACTTGAAAAATGGGAAATCCGGATTCGTAGGGAACAATTTCAATTGTATTTTGATGACCGCATTCACAACACGTGAATTGAGTGACAGCAGAATGACCGATTTCGTCATTGCTAAAAAAGCTTTTTGAAATAATAGCCTGCCGACCCATGCTTATTTTTTTTGATATTGAATACATCTGAATTTATTTATTGCTGAATAACAGTACCTACCACGTTATTGTATTTTCCGCTTGGGCTTTTCTTAATGGTGATTTTTATATATCCTTCCTGTGCCAGTTTATTCCATGTTTTCTGATATCCTGTTGCAACATCGATTGGAATTTTCCACATGGTTTGTTTACCGCCGCCAACTTGATTAAACCAGGGAATTACGTCAGCAACTTGAGATTTGAAAGGTAGTAAATTATTCAACACATCTATTTCATAATAAAAATCATACTTGTTTTCAGGTTGATTTAAAGCCCTTTGTGAAAAAGTATAAACATATCCATTGATTATCGGACTTGTGAAACTGCCTGCTAGCGTAGGAGTTCCGGTTCCGTCATAATTTCCGATAGCCCCGCTGTATCGGTCAAATTTTTGTCCGGCCTGAAACGAAACATCGTCATAGATATTGTATCCTCCGTTTGCAGGAGGCCATCCGCCATTCAGATTATTAGCAGTAAAGAGTGCTTCCAGATCGCTCCATTTTCCCAGTTTATATAAATCAAATGCCTGATTTCTGATTGCCTGACTTACCGTTCCGGCGGTATCATAGGTTAAAGCAAATTCATCAGCGGTTTTGTAAAAGACATGGGTAACAGCTCCCGTTGTGATGTCTATTTCCTCCTCTCTGTCGGAGCTACAGGCAATTGAAAAAAGTGTCACTGCCAGAAAAAGAGTGTACTTAAATAAATGTTTCATGATAAAAGTTTTTATGGTTATTTTGTTTTTTTTGAATGGAATAATGATAAGGAAACCCGGGAATCTGAATCAAAACTTTACCCTGGTTTTTATTGTTCTTTTAAAAGCTCCTTCATTGAATTTTATGATCGTGATCAGGAATTATAATTCCAGTCAATGAAGAAAATTCAGTTTCTGAACTTCCTTTACATAAAGCGGATTCAACGGTACAATAGAAGATAAATTTTGAACGATAAATTTAAGCCAAAAAAATCAAATACTAGTGAATTTTTTCAATATAAAATATTATAGGTGCTTATAATTTGTTAATTAATGTGATTTTAACAATATATAATTATGTTTTGCTGAAATTCGGAAATTATTGTTGCGTTGTTTTATATTTTTCAATTACTTATTTTTCATAAAAAAGACCGCTCACAAGTGAACGGCCTTTCAGATTATATTAAAGTGAGTGGGTTTAGCTTTTTATAAATCTTTTGGTGATTTCTCCAATCTGGATTATGTATGCGCCTTTGATCAGTTTGCTTACATTCACGCTGCCTCTTTCCAGTTTCCCTGAACTGATAACCTTTCCGGTCATATCGAAGATCTTGTAATCTTCAGATGTTGTATTGGAAATATTCAGAACGTCTTTTACGGGATTAGGGTATATTTTTATATCAGCAGCTATTTCTTTAGTTTCCTGAATTGCTTTTGCTGCGCTTGCATTTACTTTAATGTTTGCATTATTGATATCAAAGAAAATATGATTGGATCCTTTCACCATAATTCTCCCTGTAGTTGTCGCCGAATTAGGAATAGTTACAGCCTGGGATCCGTCATTTGGTGTGCCTGCAAGAAGGGTAGTCCAGGTGTTTCCATTGTCCGTTGACCAAAGAATATCTACGTTGGCTGCGTTTACCCCATTGGCTGTTGTTCCTGCCACATTCCAGGTAATCGTCTGCGAGCTACCACCAGTGTAAGTGGCGGCAGAACTTTGTGAAGTTATAACGAATGGTCCTGCAGTTCCATTAACTGTAATCTTTGTATCATCAGAATTATTTCCAGAACCTCCGGCTCTGTTATCACGGACTGTTAATCTGAAATTCAGTGTTCTGGCTACAGAAGATAAAGCTTCTACAGTAATTTCTGATCCCGCTGTGGTAGTCGCTCCTGTAAGAATAGAGGCCATTCTTGGGAAATAACGTACCGGGGAAGCGGTAGGGGTCCAGGATCTGAACGTAGGACCTGATGTTTTGGTTGCGTTTGCAGCAGAACTGCTACCTGTTTGTGAAAGTGGAGCGCTGTCCATCTGTTCCCAAATATACGTCAGAGAATCTCCATCTGCATCGGTTCCTGTTCCTGTTAACATAAATGGAGTGCCTTTGGGAATAGTATAATCTAAACCTGCATTAGCGGTAGGAATAGTATTTCCCGTATTGGTAATTGCAGCACAAGTTGTACTCTTGACATAATCGGTCACCTGCTTAATACTGATTGCATGGAAGAAAGGATCTGAATGAGGCTGGATATCCTGGTTTGTAATTCCTGCATAGCCCATGATGGTAGATCCTGAACCTGGTTCCATGCGGAAATTTGATCCATCGCTTGTATGGGAATAGGTATGATTGGCACCGAACTGATGGCCTATTTCGTGGGCCACAAAATCAATGTCAAAAGTATCTCCGGAAGGAATGCCGTCGTTTGGTGAGGTAATTCCGCTTCCTTTATTTTTATCTGTAGTTGATGCGGTATCGTCTACACAGACGCAACTAAGACAGCCCGAGTTTCCTCCTCCTCCTGTGGCGCCAAATAAATGTCCAATATCGTATGCGGGATTTCCTATGGTGCCTGTTAAGTTATTTTGTAATTCCAGATTCCATTTGCTTTTTGATGCAGAAGGAGAATAGGGATCTGTAGAGGCGTTGGTGTAAATTAAAACATCATTATTGGCAATCAATACCATTCTTACCGCAAAGTCTTTTTCAAATACTCCGTTGACACGGGTCATCGTGTTGTTCATAGCGGCCAGAGCATTGGCTTTGGTTCCGCCGAAATAGGATGTATATTCTCCGGTACAGGATAAAGCCAGTCTGAATGTTCTTAGTTTAGAGTCGTCAGCATTGGGTTTTCCGGCAATATTGGGAGCCATTTTATGTACCTCATCCACAACCGTACATTCAAACGTATTAAGATTTTCTTTTTTATCTGATTTTTTGTAAGCTACATAGGTAGACAGGTCTTTGGTGTAGGGCTCGATGAAAACGGCAGATTTGTCACCATAAATTTCCATTGAGGATAAGCCGAGTGGGGAAATGCTGAAATAGACTGTTGAACTGGGATCGGTGAGTCCCTGTCCCACGTATGATTTTATATCAGGATATCTGGCGGCGAGCGCAGGATCAAAATTTGAATTTTCTGTCACCTTGAAATTTTCCATTTTCCCTTCGGAATTGGGGAAGGAAATAATGATTTCTGATTTCTGTTCAGTAATCAGTCTTTTTGGGGCAGTGGAAAGCGCATTCTTTAATCCGTTGATGTCAAGACTGAAAATCCTGGGATTGTTAATGCCGGTTTTGTTTTCAAGTACTTCAGCAGATTTTTGTAGCGATGCCTGAGTCCATAAACGGTCTGTTTGTGCAGAGGTGGCACCTGCTATTGCAAGCATCCCGATCATCAATAATTGTTTTTTCATTGTGGATATTTTATATTGGTTTACTCCAAAACTAGTGAATAATTTAATGTTAAATACTGTTAATTTAAATATTTTACAGGTCTGTTCATCAAGTTGTTAATTTTAACATTAAATAATAATTATATCTTTTTTTTAACAGAAAAAAATTCATTTGACAGGTGAATAGTTAGTATAAAAAAATACTGCCTCACAAGAGGCAGTATTGCAAACATAAGTTTGGGGTTATTAGTTTTTAATGAATCTCTTGGCAGTTTCTCCAATCTGGATCATATAAGCTCCTTTGATAAGTCCGCTTACATTCACGCTGCCTCTTTCTAGTTTTCCTGAATTGATTAGTTTTCCACCCATATCGAAGATCTTATAATCTTCTGTTGTTGTATTTGAAACGTTTAATATATCTTTTACAGGGTTTGGATACAGTCTGATATCTGTGATCAGATCTTTAGTATCAAGGAGTTCTCCTCTTCCTGAAGAAACAATATTAAGGGTATAGTCTTCAACCTGGCCGTATGTAAAGGCTTCACATGAAGAGGTAGGTACAGAACTGTACTTCATCATAACTCTCATTCTTGTAGACCCGATAGTAGCTGTTGCAGGAATTGTAATACTTCCGGTCACAGGAGTCGTTGTAGAACCTGCTTTAGACCATGCCAGTTCTCCGCTGTCTGTAAAGTCACCATCACCATTATAATCTATGTAAACGGCATATGCTTCGCTGTAAACCGTTGAAG includes:
- a CDS encoding 2-isopropylmalate synthase; translated protein: MNSEKIEIFDTTLRDGEQVPGCKLNTKQKLIIAERLDKLGIDIIEAGFPISSPGDFESVSEISKLVKNAKVCGLTRANKKDIDVAAEALRYAKRPRIHTGIGTSDSHIKYKFNSTREEILERAAEAVKYAKSYVEDVEFYAEDAGRTDNAYLAKVCEEVIKAGATVLNIPDTTGYCLPEEYGQKIKYLMENVKGIEKAVLSCHCHNDLGLATANSIAGAVNGARQIECTINGLGERAGNTALEEVVMILKQHKDLNFHTDINSKMLNEMSLMVSDLMGMPVQPNKAIVGANAFAHSSGIHQDGVIKNRETYEIIDPAEVGVNASSIILTARSGRSALAYRFKHIGYDITKNELDYLYQEFLKIADMKKEVKNDDLYMIMETCSRKIG
- the leuC gene encoding 3-isopropylmalate dehydratase large subunit; translation: MDNNKKTLFDKVWDAHVVDTVPDGPQIIYIDKHLIHEVTSPQAFAELEARNLEVFRPKQIVATADHNVPTLNQEQPIRDELSRNQVEQLTENCKKNNIELFGLGHHYQGIIHIIAPELGITQPGMSIVCGDSHTSTHGAFGAIAFGIGTSQVAQVFASQCLLLNKPKSMRITVNGKLNENVQPKDVILYIISKIGTDGGTGYFCEYAGNVFEEMSMEGRMTVCNMSIEMGARGGMIAPDETTFDYVKGKAFAPKGEEWTDKQAYWEILTTDEDAVFDKELSFDASEIFPMITYGTNPGMGISVNEVIPVPQNESEEKALHYMGLKAGQKVSGITVHHVFIGSCTNARIEDFRSAAQYIKGKNKSDNVTALIVPGSQQVVKQIYEEGLDKIFNDAGFQIRQPGCSACLAMNDDKIPEGEYCVSTSNRNFEGRQGQGARTILASPLTAAKAAIEGKISAFESLN
- the leuD gene encoding 3-isopropylmalate dehydratase small subunit gives rise to the protein MQKLTHINSSAVPLPAENIDTDQIIPARFLKSIDRKGFGENLFRDWRFNIHTGEPNPDFVLNNPEYSGEILVAGNNFGCGSSREHAAWSLTDYGFKVIVSSYFADIFKGNALNNGLLPVKVSEEFLKNILQHITENPESEIHVDVEQQTISFNGKTETFELDSYKKICLLNGYDDIDFLISKKQVIQQFELKTQKYEQQLF
- the leuB gene encoding 3-isopropylmalate dehydrogenase, yielding MSNSYFKIAVLPGDGIGPEVVNESMKVLEAVAEVFQCKFQFSYGLMGAEAIFATGDPLPDETLRICKNSDAVLFGAIGDPVFDNNPDAKVRPEQGLLKLRKELGLYANIRPLQTYASLIDKSPLKREIIEGTDIQIFRELVSGIYFGEKFTDPDGKYAYDVCKYSVEDIIPIAHMAFKEAEKRKKKLTLIDKANVLDTSRLWRKVCQKIASQYPDVQLNYMFVDNAAMQLVLNPKQFDVILTENMFGDIISDEASVIGGSIGLLPSASIGEENALFEPIHGSYPQAKGKGIANPVASILSTAMMLDYLELHEAADKLKRAVEHAIENRYVTVDLNTEQHYSTSEVGSFIADYIKYSEKSYYNFENIKIGKSTIV
- a CDS encoding DUF4230 domain-containing protein is translated as MRNYKVIISFAAGILVMLILFFGLKSCLNLGGKTEKSDYYILTNQISRMNKMVVMEQNISSMQKTKMGYEMFGKEVSNNSIITYTKTNAQVSYDLNKMKMEVDSINKKLVITELPDADIRITPSVEIQSLDDSFFNRISEKDIKNVTQKAKETAVQSIDQNQLRTEGRKQLMENLNNIFVLAKALDYTIEDKTGKLGVLGL
- a CDS encoding TlpA family protein disulfide reductase; amino-acid sequence: MKKFITNIVAVSSLVLASQQFSAQKVVMNREVETQNDGKMLLGNQLKDQFLKAPYADWYVKEHDEYAIDQKAVGELRKAKFNTYSLVVFMGTWCEDSHRDFPRLMKILEELKYPDNKLSIIAVNRKKESPTGDEVRYNIQKVPTIIVEKYGKEIGRIIEMPTSGYIERDLVEILKKDDSSVIKEIFNK
- a CDS encoding nucleoside triphosphate pyrophosphohydrolase family protein; the encoded protein is MDKIDSLNQVAEFHTTFKAPILDTPQIPSQERCNLRVELLQEELNELKQAIADNDIVEIADALCDLQYVLSGAVLEFGLGSKFVELFNEVQRSNMSKACDNEEQAEETVAFYKEKEVESFYEKSGEKFNVYRQADHKVLKNKYYSPADLKTIIEK
- a CDS encoding glycohydrolase toxin TNT-related protein; amino-acid sequence: MKHLFKYTLFLAVTLFSIACSSDREEEIDITTGAVTHVFYKTADEFALTYDTAGTVSQAIRNQAFDLYKLGKWSDLEALFTANNLNGGWPPANGGYNIYDDVSFQAGQKFDRYSGAIGNYDGTGTPTLAGSFTSPIINGYVYTFSQRALNQPENKYDFYYEIDVLNNLLPFKSQVADVIPWFNQVGGGKQTMWKIPIDVATGYQKTWNKLAQEGYIKITIKKSPSGKYNNVVGTVIQQ
- a CDS encoding zinc-dependent metalloprotease, giving the protein MKKQLLMIGMLAIAGATSAQTDRLWTQASLQKSAEVLENKTGINNPRIFSLDINGLKNALSTAPKRLITEQKSEIIISFPNSEGKMENFKVTENSNFDPALAARYPDIKSYVGQGLTDPSSTVYFSISPLGLSSMEIYGDKSAVFIEPYTKDLSTYVAYKKSDKKENLNTFECTVVDEVHKMAPNIAGKPNADDSKLRTFRLALSCTGEYTSYFGGTKANALAAMNNTMTRVNGVFEKDFAVRMVLIANNDVLIYTNASTDPYSPSASKSKWNLELQNNLTGTIGNPAYDIGHLFGATGGGGNSGCLSCVCVDDTASTTDKNKGSGITSPNDGIPSGDTFDIDFVAHEIGHQFGANHTYSHTSDGSNFRMEPGSGSTIMGYAGITNQDIQPHSDPFFHAISIKQVTDYVKSTTCAAITNTGNTIPTANAGLDYTIPKGTPFMLTGTGTDADGDSLTYIWEQMDSAPLSQTGSSSAANATKTSGPTFRSWTPTASPVRYFPRMASILTGATTTAGSEITVEALSSVARTLNFRLTVRDNRAGGSGNNSDDTKITVNGTAGPFVITSQSSAATYTGGSSQTITWNVAGTTANGVNAANVDILWSTDNGNTWTTLLAGTPNDGSQAVTIPNSATTTGRIMVKGSNHIFFDINNANIKVNASAAKAIQETKEIAADIKIYPNPVKDVLNISNTTSEDYKIFDMTGKVISSGKLERGSVNVSKLIKGAYIIQIGEITKRFIKS